ataaattattattatttcttcgaTGTGAAGAAGGAACTATTTTGAAAAGGAAATTCCAGTGTTCAACGAACATCAATGATATGAAGTCGTCTTAGGAGGAAAATATTGGTACCAATATGTACTTTAGACATTGCAAGTAACGACTGTCATGTGCAACGTGATGTATCGATTAGCGATTGTTTAGAATTATCACGACAATGCAATGTATACAAAGTCATCCTATAAACTACTGCAGGTGCATTTCGTTGGCGTActgttgattaaataaatttgattacaaatttaaaattctgaatttttttactaacaaattatacttattataatcaTAACTAAAGAGTTATTTTTCGTAAACGCTTACAGCagtaaagttataaaattggTCCAATTTGGACTGAAATCTATAATCGACAAAGACCAGTGTcctttaattgtaatttttacaatgAGGTGAGTCCACAATACAAGTAATCTGACGAATAGCGACTCAATCGTTGTAATGGCCGCATCCTGCTGACCGACTCTAACTGTTTCCCGCCAGAATTTTCCAGAAGCTCAATGGAATATTGTAATAGAATAGGCATGCTAAGCTTGttatttgatacaaataaTCCTCAACGGATAGCGATAGCACTGATGATGGATCATTGCAGCCGAAGTGATATAGGTACTAACTGTTTTATCACTATGAACTTTCCATTGAGTATGTACTCGTAAATGTGGCGAAATCACCCAAAGATTGatctttcatatattttttgacaaatttagaaaaataaacaattcaaacttataacaattgcttttaatattattctaaatcCAACGAGATCGACGAAAGAAATAATGACTTTAATCTTGCTACTCCGTTCTAACAGaacagaaaaacaaaatactattttagtaGCcgcttcattttattaatgtgaTTACCGGGCGCGCCTGTTGAGTGATCCACTTAAGTAAACAAGCTATTTTGTTCACCAATTTCAACGACTCGTTACAAATGGGAGATTAAAGAAGTTAAAGATTTGcgggtttatttatttatagatgataattttaattcgcATCTGCGATGGCTACTAGAATCGTTTGTCTATGACCAGTTTGAAATATGTCCCATGTTAGTCATGGGAAGATAAAATGAAAGTTGCATCAAACAAATTCCAtttctttgtttgtttataaaatattctgcGATAACAATATTTAGACTGCAATTGAAAAGTAACGCAGATTGCTTCGCTTTGATGTCAAGTTTTCTTTACATCTATGgccatatttaatttgatgaaTATATGAACTACTATTGTATCAATTAACTAGACAAGTGGCTTTAAAATTACacggttaaaaatatttgttcgtttttgtaagaaataatgggctaaatttgaatttaatatcgCGAACTTATttgctaaatatatattttaatttgtttagcaATGTAAacgtaacttttatttggaTACGTACGATTTGAAACGTAAACGTAAAACTTGACTTcgattattatgttatattttattgtaagatGTTAATACgttaacataataatgttCCTtagacattataaaaaaatttagatatatatttttagcagCTGTTCTggataaatttgaatataaaaggATATGAAATTTggtagaaaaaagaaaaaaaaactggaTGATAGACGAAACGAGGAaacagataaattaaaataaagatgcACCAGTAAAACGGCGAAATCTTTTGTTGTGAGTCAACATGTGTGAGTCAAGTCTATGAATAATacgaaatatatatcaatgaagtattacaaatttatgtaacaatttttttgtttgttttgtaaagTCTCATTGAACATGATTGTTGAAGAACAATCAAACGttgaatatttcaaaaatgtaaaCTCCAAGCCAAAGCCAAGCCTGATGTAAAGTTTTAacagtttaataatttcaatataattagtgtttatttaaacacgtgataaaatcaataaacaaaCTATAATtcgaaattaaacaaaaaaggcGCCTAATATAAACTAAGTAGCAATTTCGATCCGCAATTTGTATcacaaagtattattttgatacaaattACGGATATAAAACACatgcaaaataagtaaataataattataatcaaactTTAGTGTACTATTtgtactaatttttttattatattttatatattctaattGCGTGTAAAAGAGAGCTTGGTTCTGCGCCTATAAATCTATTTCAGTAACTTTTGATCAGTACCACGTATCTTAACAGATGTAACTTAAAGAAAggaataaacttataatatatttatttcattcaaagtCGCAGgcaaaatgaaatattgaCATGTTTAACAAACCCTTCTGTCCATGTCGTGTGGACTCGCACAACAGGTTTGAAGTTCACATATTAAGTAACTTTATGCAATGTTCTACATATAAATagtaactataaatatatctttcatTTTACACTTATGTCATACTATTTATCCTCAGAAAACAACCAAGTTtgctgtaaatattattttttcagtaaCTACGCATTAggattctatatttaaaaaaacttaaagcgTTTGTAGGTGCATCGGTGGTACATATGATTATTACAATTCTGCTTCACTATATAAAATTGAGGAACTTACCTACGAGATCGTAGTACGATTGAAATCCAAGGGAAATTGTTTTGATTCCTGAATACGTGACTAACACAACTTGTACCAAGTCTGGCTTACACTATGTCCGAGGtcgcttataatatttttccgGCCCGCTGTTTACGTGATTGTAATCTGTACATGAATGCATACAGTTTTTACGTGCACTCTTACTGCCATAGAATATTCTACTAAGTTATAAACCATAATGTCGATGGCGTTCCACGGCATCGTAATAATAACCTCGTTGATGACTTGCTTTATGTAGCTCaacttttgtataaatatcattaattgtaatgtttaatatttaatttattacaatggtGACCAATTACATAATTGAAACATGTTTGTTgtaaaactaaatacataaGCGCTAGGCAATTAGCGTAGGAAAATATGCCCAATATAAAGTCTTAGCATAAAGATTAAGACATGAAAGATTCGACGGAGACGTAGACGATAATTATTAGCGTGATATAGTTCACTGCTTAACAAAATCCTATACTATTTGACgttatcttaaatttagacTATTACTAGGGCCTGATTAACCCTTACGGTAATAAGGCTGCAGCCTAGGGCGCGACGATGTAGGGGAGCCCTCTGAAATCGCATCTTCGCTAGATCCTATGCATCATCCCCTGTATACTTCAACAAGACCGAGACAAAACACTAAATGAACTGTGAACTGGATCTACAAGCAGATGGAAGATTTTAGTATCCAAATTAGAAGTAGAATAAGAAGGAAGGAAGGAGTAGAAGAATGGACGgtaaaaaaatctgtcaaagactgaaaaaaaatcaaaataaagatACCAAAACAGATGAGTGTTACCAACTGCAGCTACAACGGTCTTTTTCAGTACTAAAAAGAGTTAAAAGTTACTTGCACTCCACACTCCACTAGCAAAAACTTACAGCGCAGTCGCTGATgtacataaaattgtttttttattagaaactattaaatttgttaagagGGTGCATCCCGAAATAGCCTAGGGAGGTCAGAACTTTCGATCAGTCTCTGATTATTACTAAACAATActttttctgtattaaatttgtatatattaaaaatactaatatattacattcacCTCAGTACAGTACAAACGACCCGTTCTCAAATTTTTTACAACTAATATTTCGTTTAATTAGTACGTCTCCTTGCGACTGGCGGCAATTTAGTTTTCCGTTTATAAATATCCTTAGCTTTTTATGTTTAGAATAGCCATACTAAGAAAATATCAATTGTCAAGATATTCCGAACGTCCGATTAAAATGTCAGCTGATTTCTAATTTGTGTTGTTTTGGTAGTATGCTAGTAAAGAATATCAATGCAATTTACAccaaaaataatcataattttttatacattataaaattataaattttttaactatgGCGCAAAACGAGCCAACAAATTCCAATAATGATGAATCCTTAAAGAATGTCTTTGATAGTGCAATGAAATTGTTCGATAAAGTGGAAACCGGCAGCGAAGCCACCAACAGTGATGCGGTGCAggtaataaagttatatataaatttaaagcctatcaatgtaaaacatgattgatatatataattactttaaatttagagTATTAATTATGGTATCAAAATATGGTACATCATTATGTTCATAATACTATTTGGAGCCTCAATCTCTCAAAATACTAAAccagatattttgttttccaAAAAAACACTTGTGACCAGATCATTCTCTCcacaatatgtaattaatactaaaaaatgattaatgtatatgtcATTTAGAAATTACATATGTTGTTAtggttaaaattatacaataagtgTATTATGAGTGTTCATAATGTTGgactaagttatttttatttcagatgaCTGTAAAAACAGCTATAGCCAACTTTGAGAAAGCAACCAACTTAGTATCCATGTCAGGCATGTTTAGTAAAAATGAAGCCCTAGAGGAATTACCAACAGAGACTCTTCAATATCTTCTATTGCCTGCAATATTGGGAACACTTACATTAAAACTTTGCAATCAGCCAAgaaaagatataattaatgtggctgaaatttactttaagtaAGTTTATGCAAAAATTGTCttgcattaaattttgtttgttgcgtaaaaaatatttacacaaattatacaagtatacaaaacaaaccttaattattattattaccttacTAGCCTCACCCAATTggaataaagatataataattgtcttaATGTTCAATGTATATTATCTAACTCATGTCCTGAATTTGTTTCATCATCAAATAATAGTTGTTTTGGGTTGGTAGGCACAGGTGACATGCGATAATAAAATCTTCAATCATATGTTGCCTCACTATTCTTTAGGATAAGACttgaaaattttttaaatataattacaggGACTTCATACAGCGATGTAAAGATTATGGAGTCACAGATGTTGAAATACCACAAACTGATAGTGATGATAGCAATGCCCCTAGATCTCAAACTGAACAGGCTAAAATAGCTACCatggtaagttattttatttcatatttagcAAACAAGTCAGCATTCAAAGATATTGGTCACCACAGGTTATTGATCActtgtttaatttgtaaaaaaaatctttgttttttgtgATTCACCAAAATTTTAGTTTGATTAAACAAGTACTGGgacattttcttaatattttacttgttGCTTGTAAGCAACAAGCAACAGGTGTACCAGTATAGTAAAGACTTTAGTACTAtgaatttatatgtaacaacCTAAAGGCCATGTATCAATACATAAAACGTATcacaatttattaagtaacttTTTGGAGACTGCTTTGTTACagattatacaattatttgtttgaaattgtaattttattttataattaatacaattatttgtttgaaatttttattttgcttatataaaaatctaaaggTGCTTTCACGTGAGGCGAAAATAAAGAGATACAAAGAGTTGAAGGAGCTCAAAGATAAATTAAGCACTTTATCAAAATCCATGGAATCTCCAAATGTAGATGATCAGACAAAGAGAGAATACTTCACGACCCTGTTATTGAATTATGTGAACCAAGCCCTGGATGAACTTAACAGTATTGAACAGGAAAAGCCCATTTTGGAGTATATGTCTAAGCATGCAGGAGGTGagaataaaagtaattaaaatcaatgaaCCAAATACAAGTgaacaaagtattaaatagttgtcaactgaataaaaatcttttgagcagattttgatgaaacttgGATTCTTCCATGAACAATTGTCTCAATCTGACatacttttagtttttagtttcagTTGTTTTAGTTGTGgacatacatatgtatataaaagctCATAACCTCATGTTTGTTGTTAGTAAGGTATATACTTAATACTGCTTTTTCTTGTCAATTTATGCAGAAGCACACCCGATCTActttcattcatatttacaCTGTAGAGTGTGTGGAGGACGTGTTAAAACTGTTCTCTAGTtagattaattaatcaaacagCATTAAGTCAACTATTAAGttgaatagattttttttaaacttaataaatttatagaaaaacagtattaaaacagggttttttaatatgtaatttaatagatatgtATGTTCATGTTATGTAAATGTAGCATTGATTACATGATGCATTCATTCATGATTATTGGTTATTTGAggttattatatctatataggTGAGAGGCatgtttacttatttatttatttcgcaatcctacagctaagataaattatatataattacaaacaaataaactaaaaatatagccaaagatagaatacatcatacattttactacaaaaaggtttaaagatttacaaaagggaacaaacaaacaaaaagtattcaatacatttaactaagtggtACCTAATatggctgtgttgtgtgatggtgtaaaactGAGGGTATGtatgtgatggtgtgtatgtggggtgtactcatgatgcaggtgattttgcgctatggatattcttaatacactttttaatcacattccgcgatagcctaaacaagtcaaggcttaaatGGCCTTAGTATATCTAGGctgcgcgatacaaaactgagttttttGCATAGTGAGTGTTGatgtgaggaacatgaaaCAAAGCACGATTACGAGTCTTGTAGGCAGGAACATGGAAGGGCAACTTTTCTAGAAAGAAGCTGCAAGGTCTTATAGgagataaattttataaagtctTTTTGGATTTTCTCAATTTTTTCTCTGTGTGCAGAGTAACTAGGTGACCAAACCGAGCAGCCATATTCCATTATTGTTACCATTTAGTAATGgtgttttatttcagaaatgaaACCAAAACAACGCGAGCGTGCCCCGCCCCTAAAGCCAGTTATAATAACGCGTGATGCGTTACAAAAGGCCGTGTATGGGGCCGGATACCCTTCATTGCATACTTATAGTATTGAGGAATTCTATGACAAGCGAGTCCGGGAGGGAACGTTAGTACATTTTTGTTGTATCTTTAGTTTTCTgagtaaaaatttgttttattattttagttttttatcgaTGTGATTATGCttcttttgataaaataagtTACTCAACATTTCAAACCGAGTGAAgtgtaattaagtttgtataaaatattttatttcttttaacacaAATTCCAGGTTTCCAGCTGCATCAAATATTCCACACACAACAATACAGAATACAGAAACAGATGGAGATGACGCTgagcaaataaaaaaggtaattaatatatgtattagaatattatactCCAGGAAgagttattttgtattaaacccCCCATTTTATGTTACCAATAATggtggaaatattttattatacataatgttGAATTCACTTTTAGTAAAGATTTACAGTAGCACTTACATGCTACATGGTCACAGGTTCAACCAACATGTGACAGCTTTTTAGTCTATCATGTTTGAATGTTATGAAACTACATGATATTAACATGATGAAGAAagattatatgtttttgttgtgATCAATCTTGTTCTCAATAATaactacttaaataaatgtaggaGCAATTAGCAGAAGATGACGATCCCGAAGAGTTAGCGCGCCAACGCAGTATGGACGATTACAAGGACGACCATAGACGTGGATGGGGCAACAGACATAACCGGAGCTAGCcgaatatagattatatactgtcaaaaataaaactagaatTGACGTTAACAGCTGATAGTTGACTGGTTTTTGTCTAGTGGATTtggcaaaaataatattgtaacatCAATTCAAAAAGTCTTATTACAAGTCTCCATAAAAgcataaattttcttaagagtgtaaaatttaaaattgtcgaATTAACAGTACTTGTGACAGGTTTTACATGAGTGCTCTTCAGCTTACTTGGCCTGACCCCTCTTTagttaaaaagataattacttaatttaaattagaaggaactaattactaatttgttacaaaaatcCTGTATGATCAAATATCAGATATTTAAAGTAACATGTGCTACACTTTCTAAtgatatattcttaataaaaaacatagttGTTTACTCTTGTTAACTTGTATACACCTTAACTGATAcaagaatttgtatttaaaaataattagcattgtatttcaattaaaagtgTAGAAAATAACGTGTGTGTACTtgtgtacacgcgttagaagttatacttctttggtgtaacaatataaaaatcttgtcATTTTATTCTACGATTGTAGAAAAGATGACACtaacaaacaaaagaaaaaaacgtatttaatacattgaaagttttttttcaccagtgtcggtttttttgacagtgtgcgcgcgcatcataaataaattctctcatcatttttccctaacgcgtcaaaagaagtataacttcaaaaaataccATAGAGTAATACTGGTTTGGCCAATTTAGCTGTGTCATAAattcaaatgtcaaaataatttgctattttttagttaatagcGCCCTCTATTGGCTATGTTAAAAAGCAATTTGTGACTTGTGTAATCAATgatatgaaatgtattttgcaatcttataaagaatttaaacaattttctttttttttatttcccacCTTCTAGATTTCTTTGATCCTTAACATGTGTCTGCCAATATTTCTGCATGTGATTCAATAATATCATACTTTTATTCAGATATTGCTTGAGCGAATTTTCCTTATTACGTAAAATGAAGACTTCGACGAAACTTCGAGGTCTTCTGTTAGTAGTATAAAACGCTGCGTTTGCATTGCGTTAGTCAAATCAAACGCACAGAGGCGTCTATCATGTTACATTCTCTCACCAAAACACTGTtaaagaataaagaaaaatctggGGTTCAGAATCTACAATTACGATGTCTTGTATGTAGAttgatttggtttttattaacgAGTACAGTTTAGGTCGACATGCACTGTTACTGGTATAGGTTCCCCAAAACCAATATGTATTTCGCCTAAGCCGTTAAACAAAGAGAGATAAAACTACAAACTGAGGCAACTTATTGTAGATAAATTACATTCATCGTTACAATTAGCTAATTTTAAAGATAGCAAGCACCTGTAAGAGAAAGTTTTCGCACGGTTAAGACGTCAATCAAAATAGATATTACATGTAATGCTTTCTTATTATCACATCACTGTCATACCCACTTGCTCTCGCGTAAGTGTCGTAGAAAACTTCGCGGGTGACCATACTTCAAACAATTATGAAACTACCATTtccacaatattttttgtacgaTTATGAACGCATATAAACGCACTCTTCGCAACATTTGTCacttttatagattttaatatattaagttcTAATTTTGATAAGCttggtatatacatatacaacaaGCTTATAAAAATCAGATATCTGATGCAGATATCTGCATTGATTTTGTttcacatttattacttttatgaaggaaagcaaataaaaattagcttGGTTCTCGAAGACTCTgatgaataaaattaccttCCAAGGAAATTCCAAGGAATCATGCAAGGTTTTAATTCCTGTCTGTACagagaataaaaatttagtggTCCGAAATTTCATTGTCACAAGTCTATCTTCAGCCAGGGTTTTGACTTTCACTGCCCGCGGGCAACGAAATCGAAAGTGCCATTTTATTCCTCATTACTGATACGATGTGCTGTAACACCATCATTTTTCTCTATGCGACGCGAAGGTCAAGAACCTAGTTGGAACATACACTATGACTTGGTGTACATTATTCATAAGCAgaatgttttgaattaattgCTTCAAAACATTCTGTGAAACCAGTAGAAGTCACTTTATTGTGCGTTCTTTTATAACGAAATCAATTCAGaagctattaatttttttgtagatgTACATAAGCTTACATTGTGTCACCTCCTTATATTTTAAGGTGTTCTTTTAATGTGAATTAAAGTTGATCAACCTATTGCTTATACCCAGCACATATGTGTTAAACATACCTCAAATTATTCTCTATCTGTGTACTGCTACGGAGTAAGGAATGTTAAGCCTCATCCTCTAGACTAATACCGCTCTCAGGGCgtaaaagttaagttaagAAACATGTAGagcaaaaagtaaaaattattagagCAACAATTAAAGTCTCTgataacacattttattaacaggcgttatatataagtaatttaacaatctgttaacattttattagtctTTATAATTCGTTTCTGCCTTATATGAAAGACCTAGCTGCTAAGATAAGgtgataataaaaagttttatgtcACGGCATTTGTCATTGCCATATTTTTCACCACATATGGTTAGGTATACTGTATATAAAatcgatataatttttttaacctaaaACGGGGTAAGGTTTGATTGCAATGTAAGTACATATGTTAGTAATTCatagtttgaaataaattgatttttttaatcgtaGTGTAAGGAAGACACAGTTCTAAGAcaggatatttttttcatgtgCGTACACAAATTTGATCAATGTTTAATAGActcttaaaaacaatttacaaattttttgaattgcggagtttatacttaaatataatttcttaataagcGATTTATAAGACATgacgttatttttattcgtgCATACATTATTTTAGGTACGCTGGATTACCTAAAATGACGTTAAGAcccaaaaatcgattttatatTGAcacaggcacagaaggctttCCACCTTTTTGTCAATTAAAAAGGATCAAAGAAAAGGCCAACCAGCTGATTCTGATGACGtgtagaaccagctgcccagtaaattattcaagaaaagataataccaattcttaaaaggccggcaacgcacttgtgaaCCCTTTATCATTGAGTACCACCATTcgattaacatcaggtgatgcCTTTTGCccaatttgtattataaaaaaaacatgcagTGTTGTAGCCTTACaggttttattatcatataagtttaaataatattcaactcGCCAGAAGCTAGTGCACTGGTACTTGTGTTGTGCTAGttcaaatgtaattattaacttgCCCACTTGACCTACAGAGTTATGCAAATCTCGCGCGTTCTATCACCTGTTCTAACGGCATGGGGTATCCTGTTGTAGTTACAACCTTTCAGGGCGTTTAAAGGATTATCTCATTAAGAATCTTTAATCACTGTGGAAGTCCGATTAATAATTGTTGACTTAATATAAGTGACAATTGAAATTCCATATTTGAATTCTAgtaaaaaattgtctttttaCCAAAAGTCTATAAAGGAGGTTGATATCGTAAGTATTTATTCGCCacaactataatattatgtattatgcctatcttttttaaaaattattaatgtgtttCGACGTTGAATCGCGTTTGTCATTAAAACGCGATGGTTTCATAAGCCGGTGATTCCTTTCGTATGCCCTTCAACATTTACACAtttcatatacaaatattaatgtgttggaaattaataaatattattaagcatATCTCTGCCAATAAAGGCTTGATTTACGGAAGTGATCGCACGTGTGACGGCCGACCTAATGACAGGAAGTGGTTTCACCGGCTTCAGATATCTCTCTCTAAAAGGCGAGTAACCATAGACTACTCGCGTCGTTTGTTATTTATGAATGAATGGAGAAAACTTTTTCGTcctctatattaaattaagacaGAAACAAGATCTTAGTGACAATCAAACATTGCCgggcaattttattttagaagatTTGGGCAAAAGTGCGTAATTAAAATCTTGCTGCCtattgttttagttttcttattaatatgataTGGGATATTAAAACATAGTTTGTCGTCACCAATACGTCGTCTTTAGGGAAATATGTTGATATCGAAActtggtaaattaaaaattataatgtattcttTCATAGcactcttttatttaaaaaaactttttatctcTTTCTGTCAGATCGTGTTTACGCTGGGATGAAAAGAGAAGCGGTCCAACTAGACTGATAGTTTTATGCATAAAAGTTTatgtaaaaatcaattaagaaattaaagtattataagGTTTTTAAGCTATTAACATCGATTTACTCTCTTAACTTGAATGTTtactactattttatttttatcttaacgTACTTACTTTTATCAAACcatgtttacataaattaagttgtttttGCATTGTGTTTTGTgtgtattaataaatcttgaataaggaatataaaagtaacaaaatataagtatttcacactaatattttattgcaaatgaaCACAGTTTAAAGCCGAaatttttaactaagtaataagtattatGAACTCTAAACTTTGATATTAAGAGCATTCATTGAGAAATCCCTAAGTAAAGGATGAGTAGAGAGAGACATTTAAAGTCTCAACTTTAAATGTCAACCTTAACAACATTTTAACATTGTCGGTCTTTCAATATTATccatattgtatatatgtatgtatagcGAGAATATCATAGATTTTGGTCTCGTCCTTGAT
This sequence is a window from Pieris rapae chromosome 20, ilPieRapa1.1, whole genome shotgun sequence. Protein-coding genes within it:
- the LOC110994982 gene encoding immunoglobulin-binding protein 1, whose protein sequence is MAQNEPTNSNNDESLKNVFDSAMKLFDKVETGSEATNSDAVQMTVKTAIANFEKATNLVSMSGMFSKNEALEELPTETLQYLLLPAILGTLTLKLCNQPRKDIINVAEIYFKDFIQRCKDYGVTDVEIPQTDSDDSNAPRSQTEQAKIATMVLSREAKIKRYKELKELKDKLSTLSKSMESPNVDDQTKREYFTTLLLNYVNQALDELNSIEQEKPILEYMSKHAGEMKPKQRERAPPLKPVIITRDALQKAVYGAGYPSLHTYSIEEFYDKRVREGTFPAASNIPHTTIQNTETDGDDAEQIKKEQLAEDDDPEELARQRSMDDYKDDHRRGWGNRHNRS